ggaaaaataatAGATTACAAGATACATGGCCAGAACTCATTTTTCTGGCAAACAAGGGATCACCAAATTCCAATTAGCAGAAACCTGGCTTTCTTGTTGATTAATCATCATTAACAATACTACTAGTACTAATTAAGCCATTAAATATCACAGGCTTAAGCTTATTCTTCCATATCTCCTTGTAACATCCAGCATCACCACCATTCCTCTTAGCCTCCACAACAAACAAAGTATCAGTCAACCTGCGAATCTCGATCGACAGCATCAAATTACCATCTTGCCCTTCCATCTCCAGCCCCCATTCTTTCCTTCTCCTCATCCTCAACCCTTCCTCCTTGGCAAACTCCTCGACTCTCTTCACCGAATCCTCCGGTGATTCGGTCGAGACAAATCTCTCTCCGTCGTCAATCACGTTATATGAATCATCAAACATCCCTGATAAGTTCAAACCGGAGGAGAAAGATATGATATCGAAGGCATTCAAGCTTGTAGAAGCAAATTCCTCGTCTTTTCTCTCATCATCCTTGTTGAACTCCTCGTCGTAGAAGTTAATTTCCTTATGCTTCCCTTTCTTGAACCAAGGATCCTTCAAGATCCCATCAATGGTGATTCTTGTCTCCGGATTCGTATCTAGAAGCCGAGACAATAATCGTTTCAAATCGGTGGACATCCACTTAGGGCATCGGAATTCACCTTTGTAAATCTTTTTATACATGGCCATCAGGTTTGGATCATTGAAGGGCAAATAACCAGCTGCTAAGACAAAGAGAATAACACCACAAGACCAGACATCAATCTTAGCACCATCATAACCTTTCTTTGCAAGAATCTCCGGGGCAACATAAGCTGGAGTTCCACAAAGCGTGTGCAAAAGCCCATCAAGTTGGGTCTGATCTCTGACAGCACTCAGACCAAAATCTGAAACCTTCAGGTTCCCATTTTCATCAAGAAGCAAGTTTTCAGGTTTCAAATCCCGGTGAAAAACCCCCCGAAGATGACAATAACCTACCGCTGATACCAACTGTCGAAAGTATTTCCTGCTAAGATCTTCGCTAAATCTTCCTTTAGCAATTTTAGTAAACAATTCTCCACCTTTAACATACTCCATGACGCAATAAATCTTCGTCTTGGAAGCCAAGACTTCGATGAGTTTCACAATATATGGATGGTTTAGCTTTCGCATGACGGAGATCTCCCGCTTTATGTTAGCAATCAAGCTTGGGCTAGAgatcttcttcttgttgataATCTTTATAGCAACACTCTTTCCTGTTTGAACATCTCGTGCATGGTAGACCTTCGCAAAGGCTCCACATCCAAGAAGCTTTCCAACCTCATACTTGCCAAATAAGGCATTGTCGGAAACTTGTTCGATCTCCGGCATACCGTTCTCACCCAGAGATCGAGCCCGTCTGGTACCTGCTCGACCCAATAAAGGAACAGCAACAACGATAACAATAACTAGATAATGGCTGAAAGAAGGCGAGGAAGAGATGCAAATTTAGGGATGTTGGAAAAATGTGGAGGAGAAAGTTTTGAGTGATGGAGGTTTGATGAtggaacaattttttattttcttttatatttttgtgtgaTGGGGGTGAATGTGGAGGTGGTTACAGAGTGTCTATTGACCACGCGTTATGGTGGAAAAGCAACAGGATTTTATAAAccgtgttttgaaaaaaaaaaaaaaaaaagtgtggaaaactaaattttattgtCATACACCTGGTGGGATTTTATTGGGTGGAAAGTGGGGGGCTTGTACGAAAGACACGTTGGTGCACACCCAGAATCTTCTTTTGGTATTactatttttcttgtatttcctTGTAGGCATAACGGTTAAACTCGAGTTATtggatgattgtttttttaaaaaaaattaaaaccatatcacattagaaaaaaaaattatataaaataaacccaATTATATCTGTTGATATATCAAGTTATTCaagttaatatttatattagaataaaaaaaaaacatcatcagaTTTACCAGGTCACAATTAATAACAATGCTTATAAGCAttgtgatttctttttaattaatataggtgTTCGAGTTAATTTGTgtgcatctcgactaatctcacatattttaaagttaatgattatgtaaatctataattaatattatattaataattataggaatttaaacttataattaCAGGAAGAAAATCTCTTAATTTCATACATAATTATGattagtaaattatttttgtttttcttaatttgaaagataaattgaGAAGAGTTTGTGTAGAAGGCAAGtagattttcaaaaaacaacaatgaCTTGGCTCCCAATCAATAAAACATGGAAATCATCTTTTTTCAGTTAGGTTACGAGTAACAATTAGCTGGTTATCATTCTAGAAGGCAAGTGAATCTATTCACAATTCGGTGTttctagcttctttttttttctttcaagaaaataacgttcaactatatttttataatccACCATATTGATggaacattaattaattaaggataTTTGAATCAAATGAATCTACTTATAACATCGCACATTCCCCTAATCATtgtagttatatatatatatatatatataaaggatatTCTTAACATATCAAGACTGAATTTCtcattatatttcaattttatttcggtcatctttatttcaattttgttattccgtaataatttaacttaaattggttttagatttggttatggaagagaaaaataataaataaaaaaacaataaaaaatattataaacagtAAATTCACAATGTTCCATAAATGTATTTTACACAGTGAATTATTTATACAATTTTAgagttttgtgtgtgtgtgtgtgtaaaactttagttttttttttttctgacaaaGAAAATAGTCTTCAACTTTATATTAgtactgttaaaaaaataataataataataataataataataataataataataataataataataagcagACATGATAGGCCATAATTGGTGGACCTTGGAGAATGCTGGTTAGTTCACTCAGAATTTTTGGATAACTGTTTCCGAAAACGCGGCAGGGACGGTGAGGAACATCAAGGTATGTTTGTTTTacactttctttttgtttgcgATGAAAAACATATAGTAAGGTGTTTagtaaccataaaaaatatattttatattatgagattgattaaaatattaagtttaAAATGTAGTTTTTATAAAGTAGtttttatgtgtatttttttcaattatatttcataaaacattgtttatttttgtttcaaaagttttttgaaaaaatttaaaatttaatatttatttatttattttaaattaataatttttagtattttagatcattttgatgtgctgatattaaaaataattttttaaaaataaaaaaatattattttaatgtattttcaaataaaaaaacattttaaaaaataaccataacaaCACaattaccaaatattttatatatgttttttgctACACATAaactcaaccataatttttaccaaatacatatttaaatccaattaactatatttttttaaaatcataatcacaaaaatcaccaaaaaacaaacaagctccatagttgcaaaaatgacttgataaatagaaagataaataaataattttgagatGTGGACATACTTAAAGGCCTAAGAATTCCACATAATTTTGCAAAgtatttattaagtcaaatcttCGCAACATAAAGTTTGctgtatataaaataacattatatatTAACTGCTCACGAAAGTGATGGTGGCGATAATAAATTTGACCCAGATGATTCTGGGAGTTTCCACACTGTAGGATATTTGTCACTGCAATTGTAATATTTTATGAACAATTAATGGATGACATTTATAAAAGAATCTCTTtggcttttcaaaattaatcagATAGTTTCTCTaggtttaaaaacaattaattgttCTTCATATTTTCAAATCTATTTGTAATTCGATCCTTTTTCActcatttaatgatttttttaaatttaatttatttttttatttcaagaaataaaaaaaatggatagcATAAAAAGGgtgatgagagagaaaagaagatatttttttaaaacaaaaaattattaaaataaacatgataCAAAAATGTTCATGAGACTagttagttgttttttaaattagaaaaaaaaatatttaattctttttgaaaaattaaagagactaagttataatttattttaaaatttactataTATTTACATCAAATAATTACTCTTAGAACTTATAATAAAATCAGtgtatctagattttttttaataattttaaattaaataactagATAGCAACTCTTCAATGCAGATATCCTGTTACAACGCATGCCCGCATGCGCACTCCATGTATGCTTTTGATTCTTACCCTCTCCCTCAGTCTCCCTTGCTTGTATCTATCTCCCCTCTTATCTTGTCTCCCCCCACTTGCTTGGACTTGTTGGTCTCCCCCACTTGCTTGGACTTGTTGTTGCCTTTTTGTAGGTGACTAACAATCCTTttagaaaggaaataaattatcatcttgattgattttaaaaaattaaatgctgGCCACTAGTATTTTTAAGTCAAATTgacttctaattttatttattttttaattaagcttttaattgattttctaaCTTGACTATTTATTTCAAACTCATccttaaactttaatttcttttattttagtcaaattaaattaatttaagttttttcttcattttttccttcaattgaTAATTGTCAATTGTggcctaaaaatatatatatataaacttgattGGAAGgttattagtactactactaatattacTATAGCTGCCATTACTACCactaccaccaccattattattatctcttttttctcattgacatagttaaattttatcattcaactatatttgtattttttttgttttaatattgacATGCATTATCTGGATCCTTCCCTacaatgttagttttttttttttttttttttattttttttttttagtgatattttggttcttttactattcataaatatattgaataaataaaaatgcttcCAAACAACCATAGTAAACTAATACatcgtatgaaaaaaaaaaaaatacttctaattcaaaggcaagtaatttttcttgtgaataaCAACAAATTAGTCATTACACTATAGTAATGAATAGGAAAATGTGAGGGGGCTATAGcatttttagcttttgttttagttgttttgttaTAATCTCATACAATtgatgtgaaataaaaaaagaacaaaaaaattaggaaaactTATTTTCATCCTCAATGTGCTATTTGATCCTCAATTTCATTATCtaacaattaattttatcaacTCCTATTTAATACACCAGGTATTTGTCAAAAAGATCTCCTTCTATCCAACATCATCCCAATTTgtaaaaactgaaaatttcaaaTTCTATTCAAGATGAACATGCCTCAAAGGATTCAATTGAGCAATATCATGTAATTCAAGGATccaattaagaaagaaattgagttAGAAACTGCATCTAGAGTTATTTGATAGATTGGGAATCGATTTGAGGTTTTtctaaacaaaagaaataatgtTGAGAAATATCATGAAAGATACCAAGTCTAACACAATTGTCACGAGAAAAGGGATATCAATAATCCAACGTAAATTAATACGGACAACATAGAAATGAACAAACAAATAGATTGAAACAAAATCCACGTACATTAATAGATAACAAGGTACAATACGTACACTCTCTTGGTTAGAAAATTTCTCACCTGTGCTGTTTCTTGGAAACTCTCCATCCCCATGTCTCCTTCAATTCTTGTTCACCTCTTCTGTGTCTTTTTGGCTCGTGTACACCTTGCACGTGAGTGTTCATACTTCACAGGATTCCCTGTGAGAAATTTCCTTGCACTTGCATTTCATGCTCACCAAAATACTTGCATTTTTCATTCTGGAATATATAGGAACCCTAAGTTTTTCAAGCATCACGTGAAATTATAGTGGCATTTGTGGGGGACTCTCAAAGTTAAAGTTAATATATGCTGTCTTTGATTTCGAATGCACATGAATAATTATATGGTAACGGTTAAAAAGCAATTTCAACTCAATAAATAGATTGTTAGGTAGGTtctatgatataatttatattattttttaatataacccCTCAAGTAAAAGCTTTCTGGgtttaaaacttgtataaatttatattatattgtgcttaatttttatcaaataaatagagattatGAGATTCGAAACTCGTAACTGCTTGattatcaaggctctgataccatatcaaagaactATCTTAACTCAATAACCTTAAGCTGTTAAATGACATTTtaggaatataatttatattactcTATAATATTAGCATCATCTATGAAAATTTGGATGAAGTACTAGGATTTTTCTTGTCATGATCATCCAagacaaatataataattatatatttgatagtacaacaacaataataatttgtcatttgaaaatttaatatttgtattttttatagtacaatatttcgaaaaaaaaaaacaaccatcacACTAAAACACACTGCactcttctaattttttcatgaaactGTCGACATGAtatctacctttttttttttatcgatggTTATCTTTGTGCCTACTGGTCTCTTAAATGGACGCAGATCTTTTACCCCACCTAAACTTCTCTTCAGTATGACTCGTAGAATTATTCTCCATCTATAAGGTGGTTGAGACTCCATAAACAAGCTACTTTTATGTTACTAGGTCTATGTGTATAAATATCTATTAAGTCATTAGGTATATACAAAAGATCATGAGacatataataattacaatattcACTCTCTTAAACGCAGTGattatgttttcattttcttttataatttattaatttaatcatagaATAATTccctattttaataaaaaacttgctTGCTATACCTCACATTTAAACTTTAAAGTtagtttgaaattataataaaaaataatagttgaaagtgctttttatttaaaaatacattaatttttttttttaatttttaaaaaattatttttaatattagtacaccaaaacaatatgaaaatatatatattttttaattttaaataaaaaaaaaaatttaaaatttttaaaaaaacacacccTTAAAAAATCTACAAGTTTCAAGCATCAtatttttaaagagagagaaaaaaacagaaactataAGATTACGAGTCCAAGCatgaaaataatatctttttagagGTCAACAATATATGTAGTGGATTTGCGCCAGCATCGTGGATATTTATGATTCATTCTTGGACAATTGATCATGTACAAGTGTTCTTGTAAAGTAAAAGAGGTAAGGTGAGGTGCTGTGTTCATATTCCACCTTGTTAAGTATATCCTTGACTAATTCCATAAACGATAAGAACGAAGGAAAGAAGAACTCTTGTTAATTGCAATGATCATGACAAGGTCATCCACATGACAAACTTATTAATGAACAAAGTCTTTTGCTCTGTCTTTATTTCATCACTCACTCGAAATCTCAGAGCTATCTTAACAATTACGTCAAATCGGACGACGGCAAGAGTAGGATTTCTTCTTTAAGAACTGATAGAAACGACAGCAACAAGAAACAAGCGCCATCACTCTATCGAGTTTTTGTACACAGATCTTAGCTT
This genomic stretch from Populus alba chromosome 19, ASM523922v2, whole genome shotgun sequence harbors:
- the LOC118044202 gene encoding CBL-interacting serine/threonine-protein kinase 11 — encoded protein: MPEIEQVSDNALFGKYEVGKLLGCGAFAKVYHARDVQTGKSVAIKIINKKKISSPSLIANIKREISVMRKLNHPYIVKLIEVLASKTKIYCVMEYVKGGELFTKIAKGRFSEDLSRKYFRQLVSAVGYCHLRGVFHRDLKPENLLLDENGNLKVSDFGLSAVRDQTQLDGLLHTLCGTPAYVAPEILAKKGYDGAKIDVWSCGVILFVLAAGYLPFNDPNLMAMYKKIYKGEFRCPKWMSTDLKRLLSRLLDTNPETRITIDGILKDPWFKKGKHKEINFYDEEFNKDDERKDEEFASTSLNAFDIISFSSGLNLSGMFDDSYNVIDDGERFVSTESPEDSVKRVEEFAKEEGLRMRRRKEWGLEMEGQDGNLMLSIEIRRLTDTLFVVEAKRNGGDAGCYKEIWKNKLKPVIFNGLISTSSIVNDD